From Eriocheir sinensis breed Jianghai 21 chromosome 65, ASM2467909v1, whole genome shotgun sequence, one genomic window encodes:
- the LOC126987463 gene encoding rhodopsin-like produces the protein MIHVQVQGTRHRQFPKGKAGKGDVTCLEMAGNCTMIWILDPGYIPDALLHFFLVYCCFICIVGITCNVVALWCVVRCPRSFTPVKVILCAIFSCMLLTCLFVVSFMAYLTLAMLRCDREVSRTVQRGVFAISNILFQMELFYTSVMALLRARAVWAPRQGPVRLSTTVAVVVGIGLYNSVTVVVVRALIWTKVIHNHSRYALLIIFYAVNFFLPVLLTLACYLSTIAAVRRNRRNLAGGQPMRAVTRVMDEATRAMLAVFISNLIIGLPFTIYLLTMNFKNFKIVPMIMVYYTHLFVDPLVFVCFNKHHRRRVQQVLKLCLGRLPREEGASTLESQAVQSSSALGFPTRGEAEPRENTY, from the exons ATGATACACGTCCAAGTGCAAGGCACAAGGCATCGACAGTTTCCAAAGGGAAAGGCAG GAAAAGGCGACGTCACCTGTCTGGAGATGGCGGGGAACTGCACCATGATATGGATACTCGACCCTGGCTACATCCCGGACGCCCTGCTACATTTCTTCCTCGTCTACTGCTGTTTCATTTGCATCGTTGGCATCACAT gtaatgttgtggcgCTGTGGTGCGTGGTGCGCTGCCCCCGCTCCTTCACTCCAGTCAAGGTGATCCTGTGTGCCATCTTCTCCTGCATGCTGCTCACGTGCCTGTTTGTGGTCTCCTTCATGGCGTATCTCACCCTTGCCATGCTGCGCTGCGACAGGGAGGTTTCAAGGACGGTCCAGAGAGGAGTCTTCGCCATCAGCAACATCCTCTTTCAAATGGAACTCTTTTACACCTCCGTTATGGCGCTCCTCag AGCTCGGGCGGTGTGGGCTCCGCGGCAGGGCCCCGTGAGGCTGTCCACAACCGTGGCAGTGGTAGTGGGGATTGGACTCTATAACTCAGTCACAGTTGTG GTTGTGCGTGCATTGATCTGGACAAAGGTCATACACAATCACTCGAGGTATGCCCTGCTGATAATCTTCTATGCAGTGAACTTCTTTCTGCCCGTGCTGCTTACCCTCGCCTGCTACCTGTCGACCATCGCGGCG GTGAGACGTAACAGGCGTAACCTGGCCGGCGGTCAGCCCATGAGGGCAGTGACGAGGGTGATGGACGAGGCGACGCGGGCCATGCTGGCGGTGTTCATCAGCAACCTAATCATCGGCCTCCCATTCACCATCTACCTCCTGACCATGAACTTCAAGAACTTCAAAATCGTCCCCATGATCATGGTCTATTACACGCATCTGTTCGTGGACCCGTTGGTTTTTGTGTGTTTCAACAAGCACCACCGGAGGCGCGTCCAGCAGGTCCTCAAGCTCTGCCTCGGCCGCCTTCCTCGAGAAGAAGGCGCATCAACCCTCGAGTCACAGGCCGTTCAGTCGTCCTCTGCCCTAGGGTTCCCGACGAGGGGCGAGGCAGAGCCTCGAGAGAATACTTACTGA